The genome window TCGGCGCCAAGAACCCGCATGCCGACGCCAAAGGTGTTGTTCGGAGAGACGAGCTCGACAGCGCTCGACACGAGCAGATCGCCCACCCAGATCAGCAGGCCCACGATGACTCCCATCACCACCACGCGGATCCACTGTCTCTGTGCGAGCACGAGACCGGCGCTGCGGGAGAGGGCGTCCTTGCTCGACTTGTGCTCGAGCAGCAGCACCTGCGGGGCGAAGACGCAGGCCAGGGCCACCAGCAATCCGGGCACGACGAAGCACCAGAGCCCCGCCAGGGTGAGCACGGTCACGAGAAGAGCGGTCAGCGCTGCTGGCCCGATGCGACGCACCACCGTGCCGATGATGCCAGACAGGGTGGGCTGCTGGCCCAGCAGGAGTGCGGTGGTGGCTGCGGTGGTAGCCACGCTGAGCAGGAACGGCGCGAGAAGCGTGAGCATCTGCGCGGCCGACCATATCAGGGGCTGGTTCAGCTCTAAGCGGAAGGTGGGCAGTGGAAAGCCGACGGGGTGCAGGAAGAGCGCGACCATGTGGAGCAGCGCGATGGGCACGTACACGGCAGCGGAGATCGAGGTGAAGAGGGGCAGGTTCTTCGACCACAGCGATAGTGCGAGATCGAGGAGACCGGCGTAGTCGAGGGGGCGAAGCTCTCGAGAGGTTCCGCTGAACATGGTCTACCGCCTTCGCAAGTCTGCCCTTCGCGGAGAACCTGTGGTGGGGACCCTGTGGTGAACCATCGGGTCAGGTCCCGCGCAACGCTGCTCTTGAAGCCTTTTCGTCGCCGCGTGTGCGGTTCCTCCGGCGTGGATGGGTTTGCCGCACGCGCGGTCTGTCACCACAAACCGTGCAGCGGTCCGCCCGATCGGGCCAGGCGCTCGACCCGTTCGGCCGCCTCCGGGTCTTCCTCGAGGGCGGGTGCGTGATGGGGCCGTGCACGCGCGTCGATGACCAGGGGGCCTTCGCATCCCCAGTGCTTCTGCACCACCGCGGCGTTGCGGCCGTGCACGTCAGCGGCCGGGTTCGAGCGGGTGAACACGGTCCACAGCAGATTGTCGAGGTGGGCGCTCACGAAATCGGGATCGTCCACGAGCACGACAAGAGGATGGTCGGGCAGGGGAGGGAGGTTCGCGCAGAGCGCATCCACGTCGGCCGCCACGCGATCCTTCGCACGGTGCGGATCATCGGCGCGCGGTCCGCGCACCGCGATGACGCCGGGCACGCAGAGGCGCGCATCACCGAAACCGTCTGGCAGTGACAGCGCGGTTGGTAGCGTGTCTCCCAGGGTTCGCAGCGGGGGGCCGGCAGCCGCGATCACCAGCTTCGACCCTTGATTGAGCGCCCCGCCGGTATAGTCGAGGGTGTCGATGGTGGTGCGGGTGTGGAAGTGCAGATCACGCCTCGGGTCGAAGCGCGCGAGCACGTGCCCCAGGAAGCGGCGCACGTCGTGCGGGTCGAGGTCGGGCGCGTCTTCGTGGGCGGCGATGAGCACGTACTTGGCGAGCGAGAGCTGGCCTTGCCCCAGCACGGCGCAGGCCTGGGTCAGCAGCTCTTGCGGGGCGCGTCGCTCGAGATAGGGCGTGTAGCGCTCGCTTCCCAGCACGAGCAGAAGCGGGTGCACCCCTGCCGCGTCTACAGCGTGCACGCTCTTCACGCCGGGCAGCACCGCGGGGATGGCGGCACCGGTGAGGGCGTGCACGAACTGACCGAACGTGGTGTCTTCTTGTGGAGGGCGCCCGACCGAGGTGAAGGGCCAGATGGCATCGGCACGGTGGTACACGGCTTCGACCTCCATCACGGGGAAGTCGTGCACAAGGCTGTAGTAGCCCAGATGGTCGCCGAATGGCCCCTCGGGGAGCGTGCGCGTCGGATCGATGGTGCCCACGATGAGGAAGTCGGCGTCAGCCAGCACCGGGAGCGCTCCTCTAGAAGCGTTCGGTAGCTGGCTGATGCGCAGGTTGCGCCCGCCGAGGGCGCCCGCGAAGGCGATCTCGGGAAGGCCCTCGGGCAGCGGCATCACGGCAGACACGGCGAGGGAGGGGGGGCCGCCGGCATAGATGTGCACGCGCAGCTTCTCGCCCCTGCGAATGGCGTGGGCGTGGTGCACCCCGATGCCGCGATGGATCTGGTAGTGCATGCCGACCTCGC of Pseudomonadota bacterium contains these proteins:
- a CDS encoding UbiD family decarboxylase, with amino-acid sequence MGYPSLQACVADLRRHGMLTVIDTPVDPDQEVAAILRRVYRAGGPALLFTHARGCRFPLLTNLYGTMERARFLFRDAVEGVTQLVEMRGDPGALLRRPLSAWRAIPAAMHALPLPVPTRRAPVLARRGRLSDLPRVRTWPRDGGAFITLPAVYTEDPDARGWMRSNLGMYRVQLDGGVYAPEREVGMHYQIHRGIGVHHAHAIRRGEKLRVHIYAGGPPSLAVSAVMPLPEGLPEIAFAGALGGRNLRISQLPNASRGALPVLADADFLIVGTIDPTRTLPEGPFGDHLGYYSLVHDFPVMEVEAVYHRADAIWPFTSVGRPPQEDTTFGQFVHALTGAAIPAVLPGVKSVHAVDAAGVHPLLLVLGSERYTPYLERRAPQELLTQACAVLGQGQLSLAKYVLIAAHEDAPDLDPHDVRRFLGHVLARFDPRRDLHFHTRTTIDTLDYTGGALNQGSKLVIAAAGPPLRTLGDTLPTALSLPDGFGDARLCVPGVIAVRGPRADDPHRAKDRVAADVDALCANLPPLPDHPLVVLVDDPDFVSAHLDNLLWTVFTRSNPAADVHGRNAAVVQKHWGCEGPLVIDARARPHHAPALEEDPEAAERVERLARSGGPLHGLW